The proteins below are encoded in one region of Brachyspira intermedia PWS/A:
- a CDS encoding PdaC/SigV domain-containing protein, translating into MYFNIMDGTNVFGRYHYNNINQFIDIRGHINGNKLYIEEKVNNRITGYFNGIVSNDLFFSGEWVSKDGENKYDFSFYRDESYPVHTMDIVNSWLKLELDNGKKFESTKDAVIIRNEKNLNNLDRISLDVDGIKSLNTNRIAYILNNAIIDEYNVWTKSSQNNEDFHLIKEINVAYLDENIISFTIYNYSYTGGTHGIYNVVPAIYLISTGERIGLSLSELIENKNDRELINLMRSKLLRNFTEKDFFDFYSIELSEIYDVTPAGISFYWPLYKIADYAHGVIEIEFTYLELKPFIKKDSKFWYLFNK; encoded by the coding sequence ATGTATTTTAATATAATGGATGGAACAAATGTATTTGGAAGATATCATTATAACAATATAAATCAATTCATAGATATAAGAGGGCATATTAACGGGAATAAATTATATATTGAAGAAAAAGTTAATAACCGTATAACAGGATATTTTAATGGAATAGTTTCTAATGATTTATTTTTTTCAGGAGAATGGGTATCCAAAGATGGAGAAAATAAATATGATTTTTCATTTTATAGAGATGAATCTTATCCTGTACATACTATGGATATAGTAAATTCATGGTTAAAGCTTGAGTTGGATAATGGAAAAAAATTTGAATCAACTAAAGATGCTGTCATAATAAGAAATGAAAAAAATCTTAATAATTTAGATAGAATTTCTTTAGATGTTGATGGAATAAAATCATTAAATACAAATAGAATTGCATATATATTAAATAATGCCATTATTGATGAATATAATGTTTGGACAAAGTCATCGCAAAATAATGAGGATTTTCATCTTATTAAAGAAATAAATGTTGCTTATTTAGATGAGAATATAATATCATTTACAATATATAATTATTCTTATACAGGCGGAACGCATGGTATATATAATGTTGTGCCTGCTATATATTTAATTTCAACAGGTGAAAGGATAGGGTTGAGTTTATCAGAGCTAATAGAAAATAAAAATGATAGAGAATTAATTAATTTGATGAGAAGTAAATTACTTAGGAATTTTACAGAAAAAGATTTTTTTGATTTTTATTCTATTGAGCTTAGTGAAATTTATGATGTAACTCCAGCAGGTATATCATTTTATTGGCCTTTATATAAAATTGCTGATTATGCTCATGGTGTTATAGAAATTGAATTTACATATTTAGAGCTTAAGCCTTTTATTAAAAAGGATTCTAAATTTTGGTATTTGTTTAATAAATAA